One Xenopus tropicalis strain Nigerian chromosome 8, UCB_Xtro_10.0, whole genome shotgun sequence genomic window carries:
- the LOC116406808 gene encoding olfactory receptor 1G1-like: protein MPAENQSSSSGFILQGFSDYPDIQIPLFCLFLLIYLLTLLGNVLILIVIYQTSLLSFPMYFFLCNLALIDLCTSSVSQPKLLSMLLRGDNTISFGGCMTQLHFFFTLACDEIVSLAVMAYDRYVAICNPLRYLIVMNRRVCVMLVITCWMFSLAEPVSHTVLISHLPFCRSQAIDHFFCDPSILLNLSCASTFSVQLLTYVLGSLVGLPAFALTVASYTYIISTILKIHSATGRKKAFSTCTSHLTVVSLFYGATLITYMRPTSQYSSTLSKPFSLLYTALIPLINPFIYTFRNKDFKQQISNKTKIKRSH from the coding sequence ATGCCAGCTGAGAACCAAAGCAGCAGCAGTGGATTCATTCTCCAGGGTTTCTCAGATTACCCAGACATACAGATCCCATTGTTCTGCCTGTTTCTCCTGATCTATCTTCTTACTTTACTGGGAAATGTACTTATCCTAATAGTGATTTACCAAACCTCTTTATTGAGCTTTCCTATGTACTTCTTCCTATGCAATCTTGCATTGATAGATCTCTGTACCTCTTCTGTTTCTCAGCCTAAATTGCTTTCTATGCTCTTAAGAGGGGACAATACAATTTCTTTTGGTGGCTGCATGACCCAGTTACACTTCTTTTTTACTTTGGCATGTGATGAAATTGTCTCATTGGCTGTCATGGCATATGACCGCTATGTTGCTATTTGTAATCCTTTGAGGTATTTGATTGTGATGAACAGAAGGGTCTGTGTTATGTTGGTCATTACTTGCTGGATGTTCAGTCTTGCAGAACCAGTGTCACACACTGTGCTCATATCCCATTTACCTTTCTGTAGATCACAGGCAATAGACCATTTCTTTTGTGATCCTTCCATATTATTAAACCTGTCTTGTGCAAGCACTTTTTCTGTTCAGTTGTTGACATATGTTTTAGGTTCATTGGTGGGACTTCCTGCATTCGCACTTACAGTAGCCTCTTATACCTACATCATTTCCACTATACTAAAGATCCATTCTGCTACAGGAAGGAAGAAAGCTTTCTCTACTTGTACCTCCCACCTCACTGTGGTCAGTCTCTTCTACGGCGCAACACTGATTACTTATATGAGGCCTACATCTCAGTATTCATCCACTTTATCTAAACCATTTTCCCTGCTCTACACTGCCCTGATACCATTAATCAACCCTTTTATATACACATTTCGGAACAAGGATTTTAAACAACAAATTTccaacaaaacaaaaatcaaaaggAGTCATTGA
- the LOC116406809 gene encoding olfactory receptor 6M1-like yields the protein MYFFLCNLAFIDIFTSSVYHPKLLLGLLGGNNTISFIGCLFQLQCFMFLACTQFVSLTAMAYDRYVAICNPLRYLIVMNRRFCVILITACWIFGFTEPLSHTLLISTLPFCSSRIIDHFFCDLTVLLKLSCKDTFYIELLTYISGALVGLPAFALIIASYTYIISTIIKIHSATGRKKAFSTCSFHLTVVIVFYGSILITYLRPPAQYSAILSKPSAFLYTALTPLSNPFIYALRTKEIKQYIFRKGIIKC from the coding sequence ATGTATTTCTTCCTATGCAATCTGGCATTTATTGATATCTTTACTTCCTCTGTGTATCATCCAAAACTTCTTTTAGGCCTTTTAGGAGGGAACAATACTATTTCTTTTATTGGATGCCTATTCCAGCTACAGTGCTTTATGTTTTTGGCATGTACTCAGTTTGTCTCACTGActgccatggcatatgatcgctATGTTGCTATTTGTAATCCTTTGAGATATTTGATTGTGATGAACAGAAGATTCTGTGTTATATTGATCACTGCTTGTTGGATATTTGGTTTCACAGAACCATTGTCACACACTTTACTCATATCAACATTACCTTTCTGCAGTTCACGAATAATAGATCATTTCTTTTGTGATCTTACTGTATTATTAAAGCTGTCTTGTAAAGATACATTCTACATAGAGTTATTAACATATATTTCGGGCGCACTTGTTGGACTTCCTGCCTTTGCTCTTATTATAGCCTCTTATACCTACATCATTTCCACTATTATAAAGATCCATTCTGCTACAGGAAGGAAGAAAGCTTTCTCTACTTGTTCCTTCCACCTCACTGTGGTCATTGTCTTCTACGGCAgcattttaattacttatttgAGACCTCCAGCTCAGTATTCAGCTATTCTATCAAAACCATCTGCCTTTTTATACACTGCCCTGACCCCCTTAAGTAACCCTTTTATATACGCTTTACGAACCAAGGAAatcaaacaatatatttttagaaaaggaATAATTAAATGCTAA
- the LOC116406810 gene encoding olfactory receptor 6Y1-like, giving the protein MPDKNQSSSSGFILQGFSDYPDIQIPLFCLFLLIYLLTLLGNVLILIVIYQTSLFNIPMYFFLCNLAFIDMCSSSIFQPKLLFMLLGGDNTISFGGCMTQLHFFLSLTCAEFISLTVMAYDRYVAICNPLRYLVVMNRRVCVFLVISCWMFSFAEPMLHTVLISHLPFCRSRTIDQFFCDLSILLKLSCANTVFIEMLTFVFGSLVALPAFALTVASYTYIISTIIKIHSATGRKKAFSTCTSHLTVVILSYGTILITYMRPTSQYSSTLSKPFSFLYTALIPLINPFIYTLRNKDIKQQISKKIEIKRGPL; this is encoded by the coding sequence ATGCCAGACAAGAACCAAAGCAGCAGCAGTGGATTCATTCTCCAGGGTTTCTCAGATTACCCAGACATACAGATCCCATTGTTCTGCCTGTTTCTCCTGATCTATCTTCTTACTTTACTGGGAAATGTACTTATCCTAATAGTGATTTACCAAACCTCATTATTCAACATTCCTATGTACTTCTTCCTGTGCAATCTTGCATTTATTGATATGTGTAGTTCCTCTATTTTTCAACCTAAACTTCTCTTCATGCTCTTAGGAGGAGACAATACAATTTCTTTTGGTGGCTGTATGACCCAGTTACACTTCTTTTTGTCTTTGACATGTGCTGAATTTATCTCACTGACTGTCATGGCATATGACCGCTATGTTGCTATTTGTAATCCTTTGAGGTATTTGGTTGTGATGAACAGAAGGGTCTGTGTCTTTTTGGTCATCTCTTGCTGGATGTTTAGTTTTGCAGAACCAATGTTACACACTGTGCTCATATCCCATTTACCTTTCTGCAGATCACGGACAATCGACCAATTCTTTTGTGATCTTTCCATATTATTAAAACTGTCTTGTGCAAACACTGTTTTTATTGAGATGTTGACATTTGTTTTTGGTTCATTGGTGGCACTTCCTGCCTTTGCACTTACAGTAGCCTCTTATACCTACATCATTTCTACTATTATAAAGATCCATTCTGCTACAGGAAGGAAGAAAGCTTTCTCTACTTGTACCTCCCACCTCACTGTGGTCATTCTTTCCTATGGCACTATACTCATTACTTATATGAGGCCTACATCTCAATATTCATccactttatcaaaaccattttCCTTTCTCTACACTGCCCTGATACCATTAATCAACCCTTTTATATACACGTTACGAAACAAGGATATTAAACAACAAATATCCAAAAAGATAGAAATCAAAAGGGGTCCTTTATGA